One segment of Streptomyces sp. TG1A-8 DNA contains the following:
- a CDS encoding M67 family metallopeptidase, with protein MLTITQDLYDRIVAHARQDHPDEACGVVAGPVGAGRPERFIPMLNAARSPTFYEFDSQDLLKLYREMDDRDEEPVVIYHSHTATEAYPSRTDIGYANEPGAHYVLVSTADADGLGEFQFRSFRILDGEVTEEEVKVVDAY; from the coding sequence ATGCTGACCATCACCCAGGACCTGTACGACCGCATCGTCGCCCACGCCCGCCAGGACCACCCCGACGAGGCGTGCGGCGTGGTCGCCGGCCCGGTGGGCGCCGGCCGCCCCGAGCGCTTCATCCCGATGCTGAACGCGGCCCGCTCGCCCACGTTCTACGAGTTCGACTCGCAGGACCTGCTCAAGCTCTACCGCGAGATGGACGACCGCGACGAGGAGCCGGTGGTGATCTACCACTCCCACACGGCGACCGAGGCCTACCCCTCGCGCACCGACATCGGCTACGCCAACGAGCCCGGCGCCCACTACGTCCTCGTCTCCACCGCGGACGCCGACGGCCTCGGCGAGTTCCAGTTCCGCTCCTTCCGGATCCTCGACGGCGAGGTCACGGAGGAGGAGGTCAAGGTCGTCGACGCGTACTGA
- a CDS encoding PLP-dependent cysteine synthase family protein, translated as MRYDSPLAAVGNTPLVRLPRLSPSAEVRIWAKLEDRNPTGSVKDRPALHMIEQAEKDGRLTPGCTILEPTSGNTGISLAMAARLKGYRMVCVMPENTSQERRDLLGMWGAEIVSSPAAGGSNTAVRVAKELSAEHPDWVMLYQYGNPDNAGAHYATTGPEILADLPSVTHFVAGLGTTGTLMGVGRYLREHKPDVRIVAAEPRYDDLVYGLRNLDEGFVPELYDASVLTTRFSVGSADAVTRTRELLQQEGIFAGVSTGAALHAAIGVGNKAVRAGESADIVFVVADGGWKYLSTGVYTAATTEEAIETLHGQLWA; from the coding sequence ATGCGCTACGACTCCCCGTTGGCCGCGGTGGGCAACACCCCCCTGGTACGCCTGCCGCGGCTGTCGCCGTCCGCCGAGGTCCGCATCTGGGCCAAGCTGGAGGACCGCAACCCGACCGGCTCCGTCAAGGACCGCCCGGCCCTGCACATGATCGAGCAGGCGGAGAAGGACGGCCGGCTCACCCCGGGCTGCACGATCCTCGAACCCACCTCCGGCAACACCGGCATCTCCCTGGCCATGGCGGCCAGGCTCAAGGGCTACCGCATGGTGTGCGTGATGCCCGAGAACACCTCGCAGGAGCGCCGGGACCTGCTCGGCATGTGGGGCGCGGAGATCGTCTCCTCGCCGGCCGCGGGCGGCTCCAACACCGCCGTGCGCGTGGCCAAGGAGCTGTCCGCCGAGCACCCCGACTGGGTGATGCTCTACCAGTACGGCAACCCGGACAACGCGGGCGCCCACTACGCCACCACCGGCCCGGAGATCCTCGCCGACCTGCCCTCGGTCACGCACTTCGTCGCCGGCCTCGGCACCACGGGCACGCTGATGGGCGTCGGCCGCTACCTGCGCGAGCACAAGCCGGACGTGCGGATCGTCGCCGCCGAACCGCGCTACGACGACCTGGTCTACGGGCTGCGCAACCTCGACGAGGGCTTCGTGCCGGAGCTGTACGACGCCTCTGTGCTCACCACCCGCTTCTCGGTCGGCTCGGCCGACGCGGTCACCCGCACCCGCGAACTCCTCCAGCAGGAGGGCATCTTCGCGGGCGTCTCCACCGGCGCCGCCCTGCACGCGGCGATCGGCGTGGGCAACAAGGCGGTGCGGGCGGGCGAGAGCGCCGACATCGTCTTCGTCGTGGCCGACGGCGGCTGGAAGTACCTCTCCACCGGCGTCTACACGGCGGCCACCACCGAAGAGGCCATCGAGACCCTGCACGGCCAGCTCTGGGCCTGA
- a CDS encoding putative leader peptide — translation MVLNDVSEKAPSTLLVARLHVDLCRLNSAIC, via the coding sequence ATGGTTCTGAACGACGTGAGCGAAAAGGCGCCGAGCACGCTGCTCGTGGCGCGGCTGCACGTCGACCTGTGCAGGCTGAACAGCGCCATCTGTTGA
- a CDS encoding nicotinate phosphoribosyltransferase, with the protein MNTADLGLPVDVPSTALFTDQYELTMLQAALKAGTAERRSVFEVFTRRLPEGRRYGVVAGTGRVLDAVVNFRFDDGVLGFLRERAIVDEETLAWLAGYRFGGDIWGYPEGEVYFPGSPVMRVEGSFAECVLLETVILSILNHDSAIAAAASRMAAAAGGRPLIEMGARRTHELAAVAAARAAYVGGFATTSDLAAGFRYGIPTVGTSAHAFTLLHDRERDAFRAQVDSLGRGTTLLVDTYDVTEAVRTAVEVAGPELGAVRIDSGDLLLVAHRVRQQLDELGATDTKIVVTSDLDEYAIASLAAAPVDAYGVGTQLVTGSGHPTASMVYKLVARAETADPGAPLVPVAKKSSGGKTSVGGRKWAARRLDGDGVAEAEVVGTGAVPTALADRQLLVELVKGGEVVFREPLDVARERHMAARGGLPLSATQLSRGEPVLPTEYVHEGSGN; encoded by the coding sequence ATGAACACAGCGGACCTTGGGCTGCCGGTGGACGTCCCCTCGACGGCGCTCTTCACGGACCAGTACGAGTTGACCATGCTGCAGGCCGCGCTGAAGGCCGGTACGGCCGAGCGGCGCAGCGTGTTCGAGGTCTTCACCCGGCGGCTGCCCGAGGGGCGCCGCTACGGCGTGGTGGCGGGCACCGGGCGCGTCCTGGACGCGGTGGTGAACTTCCGCTTCGACGACGGTGTCCTCGGCTTCCTGCGGGAGCGGGCGATCGTCGACGAGGAGACCCTGGCGTGGCTGGCCGGCTACCGCTTCGGCGGTGACATCTGGGGCTACCCCGAGGGCGAGGTGTACTTCCCCGGTTCGCCGGTCATGCGGGTGGAGGGCTCCTTCGCCGAGTGCGTGCTGCTGGAGACCGTGATCCTCTCCATCCTCAACCACGACTCGGCGATCGCCGCCGCCGCCTCCCGGATGGCCGCGGCCGCCGGCGGCCGACCGCTGATCGAGATGGGCGCCCGCCGTACCCACGAGCTGGCCGCCGTGGCCGCCGCGCGGGCCGCCTACGTCGGCGGCTTCGCGACCACCTCCGACCTGGCGGCGGGCTTCCGCTACGGCATCCCGACGGTCGGCACCTCCGCCCACGCCTTCACCCTCCTGCACGACCGGGAGCGCGACGCCTTCCGGGCGCAGGTGGACTCGCTGGGCCGGGGCACGACCCTCCTGGTGGACACGTACGACGTCACCGAGGCCGTCCGCACGGCGGTGGAGGTGGCCGGGCCCGAGCTGGGCGCGGTGCGCATCGACTCCGGGGACCTGCTGCTGGTCGCGCACCGGGTGCGGCAGCAGCTGGACGAGCTGGGCGCGACGGACACGAAGATCGTCGTGACGTCCGACCTGGACGAGTACGCCATCGCCTCGCTGGCGGCGGCGCCCGTGGACGCGTACGGCGTCGGCACCCAGCTGGTGACCGGCTCGGGGCACCCGACCGCGTCCATGGTCTACAAGCTGGTCGCCCGCGCCGAGACCGCCGACCCGGGGGCGCCGCTGGTGCCGGTCGCGAAGAAGTCCAGCGGGGGCAAGACCTCCGTCGGCGGGCGCAAGTGGGCCGCGCGGCGGCTGGACGGGGACGGCGTGGCCGAGGCCGAGGTGGTGGGCACCGGAGCGGTGCCGACCGCGCTGGCCGACCGGCAGCTGCTGGTGGAACTGGTCAAGGGCGGCGAGGTGGTCTTCCGGGAACCGCTGGACGTGGCCCGCGAGCGGCACATGGCGGCGCGCGGCGGCCTGCCCCTGTCCGCGACGCAGCTCTCCCGGGGGGAACCCGTCCTTCCGACGGAGTACGTCCACGAGGGCTCGGGTAACTAG
- a CDS encoding immune inhibitor A domain-containing protein → MTSRPWTFRAAAIGVALAAASAGFTTFAVAEASTAAPSTAVNRHDPAPVKQQGHDLDGPLSKTQDAQRQEALNQLISGKVKAEDRNGSKVVQLKSRKGDSKYVELSREKTDRIFTILVEFGSQTDPEFGGTAGPAHNQIAQPDREQDNSTAWQEDYDQQHYQDLYFGTGKDTESLKKYYEKQSSGRYSVDGEVTDWVKVPYNEARYGNNACGSTNCPSVWNVVSDGLNAWVAEQKAAGKSDADIKADLAQYDQWDRYDFDGDGDFNEPDGYVDHFQIVHAGEDESAGGGGQGTDAIWAHRWYAFGTDAGATGPDRNKLGGAQVGDTGVWVGDYTIQPENGGLGVFAHEYGHDLGLPDEYDTNGGDNSTGFWTLMSSGSWLGTGKEAIGDLPGDLNAWDKLQLGWLNYDTAKAGVSSWHKLGVAEYNTKHRQAVVVSLPDKAVKTEIVTPAEGSAQWWSGSGDNLKNTLTRPVDLTGTSSAALSLDGWYDIESGYDYLYTEVSTDGGANWTALDGTVDGQAIPRDGSGKPALTGTVDGYTKLSYSLDAYAGQKVQLRFRYQTDGGVALKGFAADEITVTADGAPVFSDNAEAADAAWTAAGFSRIGASFTKDYAQYYLAENRQYVSYDKTLKTGPYNFGFASRPDWVEHYAYQNGLLIWKWDTSQADNNTNAGDHPGTGQILPVDAHWKALKWSDGTLMRNRMQAFDSTFSLDATDAITLHKADKATQIGSQKGVPVFNDHTSTYYDPQNPTGGVKVIDTNTKIRITDQAKDGSILELEVGPAVK, encoded by the coding sequence CACCGCCGTGAACCGGCACGACCCGGCACCGGTGAAGCAACAGGGCCACGACCTCGACGGCCCGCTGAGCAAGACGCAGGACGCGCAGCGCCAAGAGGCCCTGAACCAGCTCATATCGGGCAAGGTCAAGGCCGAGGACCGCAACGGTTCGAAGGTCGTCCAGCTCAAGAGCAGGAAGGGCGACAGCAAGTACGTCGAGCTGAGCCGGGAGAAGACCGACAGGATCTTCACCATCCTGGTCGAGTTCGGCAGCCAGACGGACCCCGAGTTCGGCGGCACCGCCGGCCCGGCGCACAACCAGATCGCCCAGCCGGACCGCGAGCAGGACAACAGCACGGCCTGGCAGGAGGACTACGACCAGCAGCACTACCAGGACCTCTACTTCGGCACCGGCAAGGACACCGAGTCGCTGAAGAAGTATTACGAGAAGCAGTCCTCGGGCCGCTACTCGGTCGACGGCGAGGTCACGGACTGGGTCAAGGTCCCCTACAACGAGGCCCGTTACGGCAACAACGCGTGCGGATCCACCAACTGCCCGAGCGTGTGGAACGTCGTCAGCGACGGTCTGAACGCCTGGGTCGCCGAGCAGAAGGCGGCCGGCAAGTCCGACGCCGACATCAAGGCGGACCTGGCCCAGTACGACCAGTGGGACCGCTACGACTTCGACGGCGACGGCGACTTCAACGAGCCCGACGGCTACGTCGACCACTTCCAGATCGTGCACGCCGGTGAGGACGAGTCCGCGGGCGGCGGCGGCCAGGGCACCGACGCCATCTGGGCGCACCGCTGGTACGCCTTCGGCACCGACGCCGGCGCCACCGGTCCCGACCGCAACAAGCTCGGCGGGGCGCAGGTCGGCGACACCGGTGTCTGGGTCGGCGACTACACCATCCAGCCGGAGAACGGCGGCCTCGGCGTCTTCGCCCACGAGTACGGCCACGACCTCGGCCTGCCGGACGAGTACGACACCAACGGCGGCGACAACTCCACCGGTTTCTGGACGCTGATGTCCTCCGGTTCCTGGCTGGGCACCGGCAAGGAGGCCATCGGCGACCTGCCCGGCGACCTGAACGCCTGGGACAAGCTGCAGCTGGGCTGGCTGAACTACGACACCGCCAAGGCGGGCGTCTCCTCCTGGCACAAGCTGGGCGTGGCCGAGTACAACACCAAGCACCGCCAGGCGGTCGTGGTCTCGCTGCCGGACAAGGCGGTCAAGACCGAGATCGTCACCCCGGCCGAGGGTTCGGCCCAGTGGTGGAGCGGCAGCGGTGACAACCTCAAGAACACGCTGACCCGTCCCGTCGACCTGACCGGCACGTCCTCGGCCGCGCTGAGCCTGGACGGCTGGTACGACATCGAGTCGGGCTACGACTACCTCTACACCGAGGTGTCCACCGACGGCGGTGCCAACTGGACCGCGCTGGACGGCACGGTGGACGGCCAGGCCATCCCGCGCGACGGCAGCGGCAAGCCGGCCCTGACCGGCACGGTCGACGGCTACACGAAGCTGTCGTACTCCCTGGACGCCTACGCGGGCCAGAAGGTCCAGCTGCGCTTCCGCTACCAGACCGACGGCGGCGTGGCGCTCAAGGGTTTCGCGGCCGACGAAATCACGGTGACGGCGGACGGCGCGCCGGTGTTCTCCGACAATGCCGAGGCGGCCGACGCCGCCTGGACCGCCGCCGGCTTCTCGCGCATCGGCGCGTCCTTCACCAAGGACTACGCGCAGTACTACCTCGCCGAGAACCGTCAGTACGTCTCGTACGACAAGACCCTGAAGACGGGTCCGTACAACTTCGGCTTCGCCAGCCGTCCGGACTGGGTCGAGCACTACGCGTACCAGAACGGCCTGTTGATCTGGAAGTGGGACACCTCCCAGGCGGACAACAACACCAATGCCGGTGACCACCCCGGCACCGGTCAGATCCTTCCGGTCGACGCGCATTGGAAGGCGCTGAAGTGGTCCGACGGCACGCTGATGCGCAACCGCATGCAGGCCTTCGACTCGACGTTCAGCCTGGATGCCACGGACGCGATCACGCTGCACAAGGCCGACAAGGCGACCCAGATCGGTTCGCAGAAGGGGGTGCCGGTCTTCAACGACCACACCAGCACCTACTACGACCCGCAGAACCCGACCGGCGGTGTGAAGGTCATTGACACCAACACCAAGATCAGGATCACGGATCAGGCCAAGGACGGCTCCATCCTGGAGCTGGAGGTCGGCCCCGCGGTGAAGTAG
- a CDS encoding MoaD/ThiS family protein: MAIEVRIPTILRTYTDGQKAVEGTGETLAELFADLEARHAGIQARIVDGDQLRRFVNVYLNDEDVRFLDGINTKLSDGDNVTILPAVAGGMA; encoded by the coding sequence ATGGCCATCGAGGTCCGCATCCCCACCATCCTCCGCACCTACACCGACGGCCAGAAGGCGGTGGAAGGCACCGGGGAGACCCTCGCCGAGCTGTTCGCCGACCTCGAGGCCCGGCACGCCGGCATCCAGGCCCGCATCGTGGACGGGGACCAGCTCCGCCGCTTCGTCAACGTCTACCTGAACGACGAGGACGTGCGCTTCCTGGACGGCATCAACACCAAGCTGTCCGACGGCGACAACGTCACGATCCTGCCGGCCGTCGCCGGCGGCATGGCCTGA
- a CDS encoding DUF2017 domain-containing protein, translating into MPGTFEPLPGGGAAVALDAVEISIVRSLAVQLLEMIGPGPAGDASDDPLAELFADGPSEPPADPVLRRLFPDAYGDPEEAPASPEEAERRRARSAEFRRYTENDLRAGKRDNALAVIRDLDVLAASAAGGGGAVLRLSPEQSRQWLGVLNDLRLAIGARLEITDEDDTDLLYGLPDEDPRKPIVVAYLWLGGLQETLVTTLMP; encoded by the coding sequence ATGCCCGGAACCTTCGAACCGCTCCCCGGCGGCGGCGCGGCCGTCGCGCTCGACGCCGTCGAGATCTCCATCGTCCGGTCGCTGGCCGTCCAGCTCCTGGAGATGATCGGCCCCGGCCCCGCCGGGGACGCCTCGGACGACCCGCTCGCCGAACTGTTCGCCGACGGCCCGAGCGAACCCCCCGCCGACCCGGTCCTGCGCCGGCTCTTCCCGGACGCCTACGGCGACCCGGAGGAGGCGCCCGCCTCCCCGGAGGAGGCCGAGCGGCGGCGGGCCCGCTCCGCCGAGTTCCGCCGCTACACCGAGAACGACCTGCGGGCCGGCAAGCGGGACAACGCCCTCGCGGTGATCCGCGACCTGGACGTGCTGGCCGCCTCGGCGGCCGGGGGCGGCGGGGCGGTGCTCAGGCTGTCCCCGGAGCAGTCCCGGCAGTGGCTCGGCGTGCTGAACGACCTGCGCCTGGCGATCGGCGCCCGGCTGGAAATCACCGACGAGGACGACACCGACCTGCTCTACGGCCTGCCGGACGAGGACCCGCGCAAGCCGATAGTGGTGGCCTACCTGTGGCTGGGCGGCCTCCAGGAGACGCTGGTGACGACCCTTATGCCGTGA
- a CDS encoding nicotinamidase — translation MRRALIVVDVQNDFCEGGSLAVSGGADVAAAITELIGQAAGTGYRHVVATRDHHVAPGDHFADDPDYVRTWPAHCVAGTEGVGFHPNFAPAVASGAVDAVFDKGAYAAAYSGFEGTDENGVRLADWLRARRMDEVDVVGIATDHCVRATALDAAREGFRTRVLLDLTAGVAPRTTERALEELRGAGVGLTGEPVVGD, via the coding sequence ATGCGCCGCGCCTTGATCGTCGTAGACGTGCAGAACGACTTCTGCGAGGGGGGCAGCCTCGCGGTGTCCGGCGGTGCGGACGTGGCCGCCGCGATCACCGAGCTGATCGGCCAGGCGGCGGGCACCGGCTACCGCCACGTGGTGGCCACCCGCGACCACCACGTCGCGCCCGGCGACCACTTCGCCGACGACCCCGACTACGTCCGCACCTGGCCCGCGCACTGCGTCGCGGGCACGGAGGGCGTGGGCTTCCACCCGAACTTCGCCCCGGCCGTCGCCTCCGGCGCGGTGGACGCGGTGTTCGACAAGGGCGCCTACGCGGCGGCGTACAGCGGCTTCGAGGGCACGGACGAGAACGGGGTCCGGCTGGCCGACTGGCTGCGGGCCCGCCGGATGGACGAGGTCGACGTGGTGGGCATCGCCACGGACCACTGCGTGCGCGCCACCGCGCTGGACGCCGCCCGGGAGGGGTTCCGCACGCGGGTCCTGCTGGACCTGACCGCGGGGGTCGCCCCGCGGACCACGGAACGCGCCCTGGAGGAGCTGCGCGGGGCCGGGGTGGGGCTCACGGGCGAGCCGGTGGTCGGCGACTAG
- the clpS gene encoding ATP-dependent Clp protease adapter ClpS, translating into MGPVTSPAPVETERTESAEEVFAVPEPDVPWVTIVHNDPVNLMSYVTYVFQTYFGYSKDKATKLMLDVHHKGRAVVSSGSREEMERDVQAMHGYGLWATLQQDRK; encoded by the coding sequence ATGGGCCCTGTGACGTCACCCGCGCCCGTAGAGACCGAACGCACCGAGTCGGCGGAGGAGGTCTTCGCCGTACCCGAGCCCGACGTCCCCTGGGTCACGATCGTCCACAACGACCCGGTCAACCTCATGAGCTACGTGACGTACGTCTTCCAGACGTACTTCGGTTACTCCAAGGACAAGGCCACCAAGCTCATGCTCGACGTCCACCACAAGGGCCGGGCGGTCGTCTCCAGCGGCAGTCGCGAGGAGATGGAACGCGACGTGCAGGCGATGCACGGCTACGGTCTGTGGGCCACCCTCCAGCAGGACCGGAAGTAG
- a CDS encoding amino acid permease, with translation MASEKVTEASEEGYERGLGSRQVQMIAIGGAVGVGLFLGAGANIAKAGPSLILMYALAGVIIFFIMRALGELLLYRPVSGSFAEYSREFLGPFFGYFTGWTYWLMWVVTGMAELTAAAIYVNYWFPSVPQWVTALVFLVVLFVANLISVKLFGEIEFWFSMVKVTALVGMIVIGLGVLTFGFSAAGDTASVSNLWQFDGFFPKGIGSSLMTLQGVMFAYLAVELVGVTAGESEDPEKTLPKAINTLPWRIALFYVGALTVILCVVKWTQFAEGVSPFVKAFAVIGIPAGAGIVNFVVLTAALSSCNSGMYSTGRMLRTLADNGEAPRVFARLSSTRTPAFGITVSVAFMGIGVVLNYVVPEKAFGYVTSVATAAGIWTWLMILVSHVLYRRAVDAGRLPASSFPAPGGAVCSYVAIAFLLFVTGLIAYDADSRVCLYVMAVWAVALGIGWFVLKSRTPEIADRREPSLEKVG, from the coding sequence ATGGCCTCTGAGAAGGTCACCGAAGCCTCTGAGGAGGGCTACGAGCGCGGGCTCGGCAGCCGTCAGGTCCAGATGATCGCGATCGGCGGCGCCGTCGGCGTCGGCCTGTTCCTGGGCGCCGGGGCGAACATCGCCAAGGCGGGGCCCAGCCTCATCCTGATGTACGCCCTCGCGGGCGTGATCATCTTCTTCATCATGCGGGCCCTGGGCGAGCTGCTGCTGTACCGCCCGGTCTCCGGCTCCTTCGCCGAGTACTCCCGCGAGTTCCTCGGACCGTTCTTCGGCTACTTCACCGGCTGGACGTACTGGCTGATGTGGGTGGTGACCGGCATGGCCGAGCTGACGGCCGCCGCGATCTACGTCAACTACTGGTTCCCGTCCGTCCCGCAGTGGGTGACCGCGCTGGTCTTCCTGGTGGTCCTGTTCGTGGCCAACCTGATCTCGGTGAAGCTGTTCGGCGAGATCGAGTTCTGGTTCTCCATGGTCAAGGTCACCGCACTGGTCGGCATGATCGTGATCGGCCTCGGCGTGCTCACCTTCGGCTTCAGCGCCGCCGGCGACACGGCCTCCGTCTCGAACCTGTGGCAGTTCGACGGCTTCTTCCCCAAGGGCATCGGCTCCTCCCTGATGACCCTGCAGGGCGTGATGTTCGCCTACCTCGCCGTCGAACTGGTCGGCGTCACCGCGGGCGAGTCCGAGGACCCGGAGAAGACCCTCCCGAAGGCGATCAACACCCTGCCCTGGCGCATCGCCCTGTTCTACGTCGGTGCCCTCACGGTCATCCTGTGCGTGGTGAAGTGGACCCAGTTCGCGGAGGGCGTCAGTCCCTTCGTGAAGGCCTTCGCGGTCATCGGCATCCCGGCCGGCGCCGGCATCGTCAACTTCGTGGTGCTCACCGCGGCCCTGTCCTCCTGCAACTCCGGCATGTACTCCACCGGCCGCATGCTGCGCACCCTGGCCGACAACGGCGAGGCCCCGCGGGTCTTCGCCCGGCTGTCGTCGACCAGGACGCCGGCGTTCGGCATCACGGTCTCCGTCGCCTTCATGGGCATCGGCGTGGTGCTGAACTACGTCGTCCCGGAGAAGGCGTTCGGCTACGTCACCTCCGTCGCCACCGCGGCCGGCATCTGGACCTGGCTGATGATCCTGGTCAGCCACGTGCTGTACCGCCGCGCGGTCGACGCGGGCCGGCTGCCCGCCTCCTCCTTCCCGGCGCCGGGCGGCGCGGTGTGCTCCTACGTCGCCATCGCGTTCCTGCTCTTCGTCACCGGCCTGATCGCGTACGACGCCGACTCCCGCGTCTGCCTGTACGTGATGGCGGTCTGGGCGGTCGCGCTCGGGATCGGCTGGTTCGTGCTGAAGAGCCGCACGCCGGAGATCGCCGACCGCCGCGAGCCGTCCCTCGAAAAGGTCGGCTGA
- a CDS encoding putative Ig domain-containing protein, translating to MRESRPGGRKRSLRRLLSAALPTLALTVAGLAAAPTAGAQAAAPAHPATRAAQNAQALTDPGRQTFHATGRAGQKVPTRHLCATARPGRASCFAQRRTDIKQRLAAAVAAAPSGLSPANLHSAYNLPSTGGSGLTVAVVDAYNDPNAESDLATYRSTYGLSTCTKANGCFKQVSQTGSTTSLPSNDTGWAGEEALDLDMVSAVCPNCNIVLVEASSANDTDLGIAENEAVALGAKFVSNSWGGDEASGQTTEDTQYFKHPGVAITVSAGDSGYGAEYPATSQYVTAVGGTALSASSSSRGWTESVWNTSSSEGTGSGCSAYDPKPSWQTDTGCAKRMEADVSAVADPATGVAVYDTYGGSGWAVYGGTSASAPIIAGVYALAGTPGSTDYPAKYPYTHTGNLYDVTSGSNGSCSTAYFCRAAAGYDGPTGWGTPNGTTAFTAGTGTGNTVTVTNPGSQSTATGSAVSLQIRATDSAGAALTYGASGLPAGLSVNASTGLISGTASTAGTYQVTVTAKDSTGATGSTSFTWTVGSSGGTCAPAQLLGNPGFESGSTTWTASSGVITNDTGEAAHSGSYKAWLDGYGSAHTDSLSQSVAVPAGCRASLTFYLHIDTAETGSTAYDKLTVTAGSTTLATYSNTNAASGYAQKTFDLSSFAGSTVTLKFSGVEDSSQQTSFVVDDTALTTG from the coding sequence ATGCGTGAGTCCCGCCCGGGCGGGCGGAAGCGGAGTCTGCGAAGACTCCTGTCCGCCGCCCTGCCCACCCTCGCCCTCACCGTCGCCGGACTGGCCGCGGCACCGACGGCCGGGGCCCAGGCCGCCGCGCCCGCGCATCCCGCCACCCGGGCCGCGCAGAACGCCCAGGCCCTGACCGACCCCGGCCGGCAGACCTTCCACGCCACCGGCCGGGCCGGCCAGAAGGTGCCCACCCGGCACCTGTGCGCCACCGCCCGCCCCGGCCGGGCGTCCTGCTTCGCCCAGCGCCGCACCGACATCAAGCAGCGCCTGGCCGCCGCCGTCGCCGCCGCGCCCTCCGGCCTGTCCCCGGCCAACCTGCACAGCGCCTACAACCTGCCCTCCACCGGCGGCTCCGGCCTGACGGTCGCCGTGGTCGACGCCTACAACGACCCCAACGCCGAGTCGGACCTGGCCACTTACCGCTCCACCTACGGCCTGTCCACCTGCACCAAGGCCAACGGCTGCTTCAAGCAGGTCAGCCAGACCGGCTCGACCACCTCGCTGCCCTCCAACGACACCGGCTGGGCCGGCGAGGAGGCGCTCGACCTCGACATGGTCAGCGCGGTCTGCCCCAACTGCAACATCGTCCTGGTCGAGGCCAGCTCCGCCAACGACACCGACCTCGGCATCGCCGAGAACGAGGCCGTCGCGCTCGGCGCCAAGTTCGTCTCCAACAGCTGGGGCGGCGACGAGGCGTCCGGCCAGACCACCGAGGACACCCAGTACTTCAAGCACCCGGGCGTCGCCATCACCGTCTCCGCGGGCGACTCCGGCTACGGCGCCGAGTACCCGGCGACCTCCCAGTACGTCACCGCCGTCGGCGGCACGGCGCTGAGCGCGTCCTCCAGCTCCCGCGGCTGGACCGAGTCGGTGTGGAACACCAGCTCCTCCGAGGGCACCGGCTCCGGCTGCTCCGCCTACGACCCCAAGCCGAGCTGGCAGACCGACACCGGCTGCGCCAAGCGCATGGAGGCCGACGTCTCCGCGGTCGCCGACCCGGCCACCGGCGTGGCGGTCTACGACACCTACGGCGGCTCCGGCTGGGCGGTCTACGGCGGCACCAGCGCCTCCGCCCCGATCATCGCCGGCGTGTACGCCCTCGCGGGCACCCCGGGCTCCACCGACTACCCGGCGAAGTACCCGTACACCCACACCGGCAACCTGTACGACGTGACCAGCGGCAGCAACGGCTCCTGCTCCACCGCGTACTTCTGCCGGGCGGCCGCCGGCTACGACGGCCCGACCGGCTGGGGCACCCCGAACGGCACCACCGCCTTCACCGCCGGCACCGGCACCGGCAACACGGTGACCGTCACCAACCCCGGCAGTCAGTCCACCGCCACCGGCAGCGCGGTCAGCCTGCAGATCAGGGCCACCGACAGCGCGGGCGCGGCCCTGACCTACGGCGCCTCCGGCCTGCCGGCCGGCCTGTCCGTCAACGCCTCCACCGGCCTGATCTCCGGCACCGCGTCCACCGCGGGCACCTACCAGGTCACGGTCACCGCGAAGGACTCCACCGGCGCCACCGGCTCCACCTCCTTCACCTGGACCGTCGGTTCCTCCGGCGGCACCTGCGCCCCGGCGCAGCTGCTCGGCAACCCGGGCTTCGAGTCGGGCAGCACCACCTGGACCGCCTCCAGCGGGGTCATCACCAACGACACCGGTGAGGCGGCGCACAGCGGCTCGTACAAGGCGTGGCTCGACGGGTACGGCTCCGCGCACACCGACTCGCTGTCCCAGTCGGTGGCCGTCCCGGCCGGCTGCCGGGCCAGCCTGACCTTCTACCTGCACATCGACACCGCGGAGACCGGCAGCACCGCCTACGACAAGCTGACGGTCACCGCCGGGTCGACCACCCTGGCGACCTACTCCAACACCAACGCCGCCTCCGGGTACGCGCAGAAGACCTTCGACCTGTCCTCCTTCGCGGGCAGTACGGTCACCCTGAAGTTCAGCGGGGTGGAGGACTCCTCCCAGCAGACCAGCTTCGTCGTCGACGACACCGCCCTGACGACCGGCTGA